From one uncultured Paludibacter sp. genomic stretch:
- a CDS encoding conserved hypothetical protein (Evidence 4 : Unknown function but conserved in other organisms), translating to MSKVQKISQISPTLGFTEFDVYQNYRSSFAQSELGKLHEVFPFTDFCRSIGLKDKSCGRQSYFTAEGKVALMLLKSYTGFSDSQLIEHLNGNIHYQMFCGVYIHPLRPLNNFKIVSDIRVEIASLLDIDSAQQVLASHWKPYLKNLHVCMTDATCYESYIRYPTNVKLLWESVRWLHTRLSDFCAILHQRLPRNKFNDVSKAYLSYSKKRKNNVKKSRKRMLVRRLLHLLEKLLSQIKSLLKNHAKGLSLSTDFRKRLSVIEEVLEQQKRMFEGENISDRIVSVDKPYIRPIVRGKEXKTVEFGAKVNNIQIDGIXFIEHLSFKAFNEGIRLKQCVRLHQHLMKTRVKAIGADGIYANNANRRFCTKYNIHTSFVRKGKPAKDEKDRTMLRKELSRERATRMEGSFGTQKQHYDLLKVHARTKQTEILWIFFGIHTANAVKMIEKVQAXKKNKSAGCFLFQFC from the coding sequence ATGTCAAAAGTACAAAAAATTTCTCAGATTTCTCCTACATTAGGATTTACAGAGTTTGATGTTTATCAAAATTACCGTTCAAGTTTTGCACAAAGCGAGTTAGGCAAACTTCACGAAGTTTTCCCTTTTACCGATTTTTGCCGCAGCATCGGTCTTAAAGATAAATCCTGTGGTCGTCAGAGTTATTTTACAGCGGAAGGGAAAGTTGCGCTGATGTTGTTAAAGTCCTACACCGGTTTTTCCGATTCCCAATTGATAGAACATTTAAACGGCAACATCCATTACCAAATGTTTTGCGGTGTATATATCCATCCTTTACGCCCGCTAAACAATTTTAAGATTGTCAGTGACATTCGAGTAGAGATAGCTTCGTTATTAGATATTGATTCTGCACAACAGGTATTGGCATCGCATTGGAAACCTTATTTGAAGAACCTGCACGTGTGTATGACAGATGCTACTTGTTATGAGAGTTATATACGTTATCCTACCAATGTAAAACTGTTATGGGAATCCGTCCGTTGGCTTCATACCCGTTTGTCTGATTTTTGTGCAATACTTCATCAGCGTCTTCCACGCAATAAGTTTAATGATGTTTCAAAGGCTTATCTCTCTTACAGTAAAAAACGCAAGAACAACGTGAAGAAATCAAGAAAGCGGATGCTTGTACGCAGATTATTGCATTTATTGGAGAAATTATTATCCCAAATAAAATCATTATTAAAAAATCACGCTAAGGGTTTATCTCTTTCAACCGATTTTCGCAAACGTTTATCTGTCATAGAAGAAGTATTGGAACAACAAAAAAGGATGTTTGAGGGCGAAAACATATCGGATAGAATTGTCAGTGTTGATAAACCTTATATTCGCCCCATTGTCAGAGGCAAAGAANTCAAAACCGTAGAGTTTGGGGCAAAAGTAAACAATATCCAAATAGACGGGATTTNTTTTATCGAACATCTCTCTTTCAAAGCCTTCAATGAAGGAATACGCCTCAAACAATGCGTCCGGTTACATCAACACTTGATGAAAACACGAGTGAAAGCCATAGGAGCAGACGGTATTTATGCCAATAACGCGAACAGACGTTTCTGTACAAAATACAACATTCATACCTCATTTGTACGCAAGGGAAAACCCGCTAAGGATGAAAAAGACAGGACGATGCTCAGAAAAGAATTAAGTCGTGAAAGAGCCACACGGATGGAAGGAAGTTTTGGAACTCAAAAACAACACTACGATTTACTCAAAGTACACGCCCGAACGAAACAAACCGAGATACTTTGGATATTTTTTGGAATACATACTGCCAATGCCGTAAAAATGATTGAGAAAGTACAAGCGGNAAAAAAAAACAAATCAGCAGGCTGTTTTTTGTTTCAGTTCTGCTGA
- a CDS encoding GCN5-related N-acetyltransferase, producing MKIDNCTIDDLPLILDLYNDARALQRLKKMVVWPTFEEDFIIREINEKRQWKITEGTKILCNWAVTFNDKEIWENKDKDDGIYIHRICTNPNHRGNCYIDTIVSWAKTYAQQTNRRFIRLDTLGNNTKLIEHYTSSGFIFLGMYLLTNISTLPKHYQDEPNCCLFEIDLENI from the coding sequence ATGAAAATAGATAATTGCACAATCGATGACTTGCCATTAATTCTTGACTTGTATAACGATGCAAGAGCTTTGCAAAGGTTGAAAAAAATGGTTGTTTGGCCCACTTTTGAAGAGGATTTTATTATCAGGGAAATCAATGAGAAAAGACAATGGAAAATCACGGAAGGAACTAAAATTTTATGTAATTGGGCAGTTACTTTTAATGACAAAGAAATTTGGGAGAATAAAGACAAAGATGACGGTATTTATATCCATAGAATATGTACAAACCCAAATCATAGGGGTAATTGTTATATAGATACCATTGTTTCCTGGGCAAAAACTTATGCTCAACAAACTAACAGAAGATTTATAAGACTCGATACACTTGGAAACAACACAAAACTTATTGAACATTATACATCTTCCGGTTTTATCTTTTTGGGAATGTATTTATTGACAAATATTTCAACACTTCCAAAACATTATCAAGACGAACCAAACTGTTGCTTATTTGAAATTGACTTAGAAAATATTTGA
- a CDS encoding conserved hypothetical protein (Evidence 4 : Unknown function but conserved in other organisms) — protein sequence MKITKILVKENLPIKHFETNGLENVVILAGANGVGKTRLIQGVINHLRSVNVNSKFHLEIEATSKKEEETWGGKKNLNLSDRNDINLFNTTLHQNRTRRNFKSSILYYESNRQITKVQPLQFTWEYNDPWEENIGWDFSFNPLTSRFQDTLHSLFKKVQSQKTAIANKAIQLKGEGYYSMNLTFNDPLESFKDAFYQLLSPKKLMGINIQGNTLKIQDGDREINEDGLSSGEREVLNITFDFLLRSPSDCIIFFDEPELHLHPELANKLLNTLKTIGKNNQFIFCTHSAELISSNLDNSVIFIQPSNGSTENQAVKVSLENETFDALKTIGQSIGVVSLGKKIVLIEGQNSSLDKKTYLQILKGQFPNLVLVPCEGKYTIQSFSHIANTVLNKTVWGVDFYLLSDRDAYPKEIQNKIDERNLTSKIKSLSKYHLENFFLDENIIVEVFKDMEDESSWLCNPESVKSELKRIAQDRVSYSTSLTVSKLFRDTIGNIDIMPKGCNNLTINDLKNKFKETIQTELNRFDSILNSEVPFKKLEEYHNEFEKSLDSDSWKNDIPGKQILSIFTSKANIGEDRFKTLYIKKAFENGNNPFNEIIDIFKDFSN from the coding sequence ATGAAAATAACGAAAATATTAGTTAAGGAAAATTTGCCTATAAAACATTTTGAGACAAATGGTCTTGAAAATGTTGTTATACTCGCAGGAGCAAATGGAGTGGGAAAGACAAGATTAATTCAAGGTGTAATTAATCATTTGAGAAGTGTTAACGTTAATTCTAAATTTCATCTGGAGATAGAGGCAACATCGAAAAAGGAGGAAGAAACGTGGGGTGGTAAAAAGAATCTAAATCTATCTGATAGAAATGATATTAATCTGTTTAATACAACCCTACATCAAAACAGAACAAGAAGAAATTTTAAGAGCAGTATTTTATATTATGAGAGTAATAGACAAATAACTAAAGTTCAACCATTACAATTCACATGGGAGTACAATGACCCTTGGGAAGAAAATATTGGATGGGACTTCTCATTTAATCCATTAACCAGTAGATTTCAAGATACTTTACACTCGTTGTTTAAAAAAGTGCAGAGTCAGAAGACAGCAATTGCTAATAAGGCAATCCAGCTTAAAGGTGAGGGATATTATTCTATGAATCTTACTTTTAATGACCCTTTAGAATCATTTAAAGACGCGTTTTATCAGCTATTATCACCTAAAAAATTGATGGGTATAAATATTCAAGGAAACACTTTAAAAATTCAGGATGGAGACCGTGAAATAAATGAAGATGGCTTAAGTTCCGGTGAAAGAGAAGTATTAAATATTACTTTTGACTTTTTACTTAGAAGCCCTTCCGATTGTATTATATTCTTTGATGAACCTGAGTTACACCTTCATCCTGAATTAGCAAATAAGCTTTTAAACACACTAAAAACAATTGGAAAAAATAATCAATTCATTTTTTGCACCCATTCGGCTGAACTTATATCGAGTAATTTGGATAATTCTGTAATATTTATTCAGCCATCAAACGGTTCAACAGAAAATCAAGCAGTAAAGGTTTCTCTTGAAAATGAAACTTTCGACGCTCTTAAAACAATAGGACAATCAATTGGTGTTGTTTCTCTTGGGAAGAAAATTGTCTTAATTGAAGGACAGAATTCAAGCCTTGACAAGAAAACATATTTGCAAATATTAAAAGGACAGTTCCCAAATTTAGTTTTAGTGCCATGTGAGGGAAAGTATACAATTCAGTCTTTTAGTCATATTGCAAATACTGTTTTAAACAAAACAGTATGGGGAGTTGATTTTTATTTGCTTTCAGACAGAGATGCATATCCTAAAGAAATACAGAATAAAATAGACGAAAGAAATTTAACATCTAAAATTAAATCACTTTCTAAATACCATCTTGAAAATTTCTTTCTTGATGAGAATATTATTGTGGAAGTTTTTAAGGACATGGAAGATGAAAGTTCTTGGCTTTGTAATCCAGAAAGTGTAAAATCTGAATTGAAACGTATAGCACAAGATAGAGTTTCTTATTCAACTTCATTAACCGTATCAAAATTATTTAGAGATACAATCGGTAATATTGACATAATGCCCAAAGGTTGTAATAACTTAACAATTAATGATTTAAAAAATAAGTTTAAAGAAACTATTCAAACTGAATTGAATAGGTTTGATTCAATATTAAATTCAGAAGTTCCTTTTAAAAAATTAGAGGAATACCATAATGAGTTTGAAAAATCACTGGATTCCGACTCATGGAAAAATGATATTCCAGGGAAACAGATTCTTAGCATTTTTACGAGTAAAGCAAATATTGGAGAGGATAGATTTAAGACTTTGTATATTAAGAAGGCTTTTGAGAATGGTAATAATCCGTTTAATGAAATCATCGATATTTTCAAAGATTTTTCCAATTAA
- a CDS encoding conserved hypothetical protein (Evidence 4 : Unknown function but conserved in other organisms): protein MTKKAGKFPEIIDRHPSAEIPLRGVESRLIQAGNQQFVFMEFSEDAEVPTHSHNAQWGVVLDGEMELTINGEVKLLKKGDSYYIDKDVPHSAKISKGFKDLTLFDQSDRYKELK from the coding sequence ATGACAAAAAAAGCAGGAAAATTTCCGGAAATAATAGACAGACATCCAAGCGCAGAAATACCTTTGCGAGGAGTGGAATCACGTTTAATACAAGCGGGGAATCAACAATTTGTTTTTATGGAATTCAGTGAAGACGCGGAAGTTCCAACACATTCTCACAATGCGCAATGGGGCGTAGTGCTCGACGGTGAAATGGAATTAACCATAAACGGCGAAGTAAAACTTTTGAAAAAAGGAGACAGTTATTACATTGACAAAGACGTTCCGCACTCGGCAAAAATATCGAAGGGTTTCAAAGACCTCACACTTTTTGATCAATCCGACAGGTACAAGGAACTGAAATAA
- a CDS encoding Gamma-glutamyltransferase, which yields MRKFILFILSIIFISTITAQDRVNGKLFATRSDVLAQNGMVATSHPLATQIGLEILKKGGNAIDAAIAANAALGLMEPTGSGIGGDLFAIVWDAKTKKLYAINASGRSPKNLTLEYFEKNKMDKIPALGPLPVNVPGAVDGWFELNKRFGSMSMAEILEPTIEYAEKGFPITQLIGYYLQSVYRYEKMGFPNIKDTYIDQNGGKLPQEGEIYKNPYLAQTYRKLAAGGRDAYYKGEIADVITKFIQAQGGFLSKEDFAAHHSEWVEPVSINYRGYDVWELPPNGQGIAALQMLQILKQYDFSKIPFGSTEHLHLFVEAKKLAFEDRAKYYADMDFTKVPVETLISEAYAKQRQALITDRASTYNAGKISAGETIYLTTADKYGNMVSLIQSNYRGMGSGMVPPKLGFMLQDRGELFSLKRGQANTYEPGKRPFHTIIPAFITKDSQPYVSFGVMGGDFQPQGHVQIVMNLIDFGMGLQEAGDAPRWDHDGGSTPTGETGKGTGEVHVESGIPYETVRGLMEKGHKVAFDLGIYGGYQAILWDSKNKVYHGASESRKDGQAAGY from the coding sequence ATGAGAAAATTTATTTTATTTATTTTAAGCATCATATTTATTTCCACTATAACGGCACAAGATCGTGTGAACGGCAAATTATTTGCTACACGCTCTGATGTATTGGCGCAAAATGGTATGGTGGCAACCAGTCATCCATTAGCCACTCAAATAGGTTTGGAAATTCTTAAAAAAGGGGGAAATGCCATTGATGCGGCTATTGCAGCCAATGCGGCTTTGGGACTTATGGAACCCACCGGAAGCGGAATTGGCGGTGACCTTTTTGCCATTGTTTGGGATGCCAAAACCAAAAAACTATATGCCATTAACGCTAGCGGTCGCTCACCCAAAAACCTGACGTTAGAGTATTTCGAGAAAAATAAAATGGACAAAATTCCCGCGCTCGGACCTTTGCCTGTGAATGTGCCCGGCGCTGTGGATGGTTGGTTTGAACTCAACAAACGTTTCGGTTCGATGAGTATGGCGGAAATTTTGGAGCCAACCATTGAGTATGCCGAAAAAGGATTTCCGATTACGCAGCTTATCGGTTATTACTTGCAGTCGGTTTATCGGTATGAAAAAATGGGTTTCCCGAATATTAAAGATACTTACATTGATCAAAACGGCGGAAAATTACCTCAGGAAGGCGAAATTTATAAAAACCCGTATTTGGCACAAACCTATCGCAAACTGGCTGCGGGTGGCAGAGACGCTTATTATAAAGGTGAAATTGCTGATGTTATAACTAAATTTATTCAGGCACAAGGCGGCTTTTTGTCAAAGGAAGATTTTGCGGCTCATCATTCTGAATGGGTGGAACCAGTTTCTATCAATTACCGCGGTTATGATGTTTGGGAATTGCCCCCAAACGGACAGGGAATTGCGGCGTTGCAAATGTTGCAGATACTTAAACAGTACGATTTTTCAAAAATTCCTTTCGGCAGTACCGAACACTTGCATCTCTTTGTGGAAGCTAAAAAACTGGCTTTTGAAGACCGTGCCAAATACTATGCCGATATGGATTTTACCAAAGTTCCGGTGGAGACTTTAATATCTGAGGCATACGCAAAACAGCGTCAGGCGCTTATTACTGATAGAGCTTCCACTTATAATGCGGGAAAAATCAGTGCAGGCGAAACCATTTACCTCACTACTGCCGATAAATATGGAAATATGGTCTCTTTGATTCAGAGCAATTATCGTGGTATGGGTTCCGGTATGGTTCCTCCGAAACTGGGCTTTATGTTACAGGATCGTGGAGAATTGTTCAGCTTAAAAAGAGGACAAGCAAATACTTATGAGCCGGGCAAACGACCTTTTCATACTATTATTCCTGCTTTTATCACCAAAGACAGTCAGCCCTATGTGAGCTTTGGTGTAATGGGCGGCGACTTCCAACCGCAAGGTCACGTGCAAATTGTAATGAATCTTATCGACTTTGGTATGGGATTACAAGAAGCAGGCGATGCTCCACGTTGGGATCATGACGGCGGCTCCACTCCTACCGGTGAAACAGGAAAAGGCACGGGCGAAGTGCACGTAGAATCAGGCATACCTTATGAAACGGTTCGGGGATTGATGGAAAAAGGACATAAAGTAGCTTTTGACTTGGGAATTTATGGCGGTTACCAAGCCATTTTATGGGACAGTAAAAACAAGGTGTACCACGGCGCTTCCGAAAGCCGTAAAGACGGACAAGCAGCGGGATATTGA
- a CDS encoding hypothetical protein (Evidence 5 : Unknown function) yields MTKMIILFLLLMTSVQNLLSVSYEVIDAKFSPNSTTIALIIRDKECTNLRLYFTESDGLTTDIIVDSLKNTTIRELKFSPDGNKIALLLTTDMITDLYLYTIEDKKLTRCTNSNELKEYNTDLAYKNSLSWCDNQRIIFLSKHSGLSQQYIFDFSTMTLKENGASKGDEYWLTYSRKNQKSYYISSVNNKEPSVFERKLNSQINTEISRDNNNHLNLFLSDKGNFVFYSIMPQISPNIYDLNNSKLLKLKLPKSNVRIIGWSEKDTTVIYTFSHYENDDNFPITDLFFYNYINGTKQLISKNIEPNLGVLVSPDGNKVLFNKVPQAVEINQNEKKFNSEQIQTYVTDQKGVCKSFGNNGTAKDWSSDNNTLVFVTKNSIRLLNVETKKEKIIHITD; encoded by the coding sequence ATGACTAAAATGATAATTTTATTTTTGTTGTTAATGACATCGGTACAGAACCTTTTATCGGTATCTTACGAAGTCATAGATGCTAAGTTTTCTCCTAACTCGACTACAATTGCTTTGATAATTAGAGATAAGGAATGTACAAATCTGCGACTTTATTTTACCGAAAGTGATGGATTAACCACTGATATTATTGTAGACAGTTTAAAGAATACAACAATTCGTGAACTTAAATTTTCACCAGATGGAAATAAAATAGCTTTGCTATTAACAACAGATATGATTACTGATTTGTATTTGTACACAATTGAGGACAAAAAGCTCACAAGATGTACAAACTCAAACGAATTAAAAGAATATAATACTGATTTAGCTTATAAAAACTCTTTATCTTGGTGTGATAACCAGAGAATAATATTTTTATCCAAACATAGCGGCTTATCACAACAATACATTTTTGATTTTTCAACTATGACACTTAAAGAAAATGGTGCTTCTAAAGGAGATGAATATTGGCTGACCTACTCACGTAAAAATCAAAAATCATATTATATTTCGAGTGTTAATAACAAAGAACCATCTGTTTTTGAGAGAAAATTAAATTCTCAAATTAATACAGAAATATCCCGAGATAATAATAATCATTTGAACCTGTTTTTATCAGATAAGGGCAATTTTGTTTTTTATTCTATTATGCCTCAAATATCTCCAAATATTTACGACCTAAACAACTCGAAATTATTAAAATTAAAACTACCTAAATCCAATGTTAGAATTATTGGTTGGTCTGAAAAAGATACAACCGTTATTTATACGTTTTCCCACTACGAAAATGATGATAATTTTCCAATAACAGATTTATTCTTTTATAACTATATTAATGGTACTAAACAACTAATTTCAAAAAATATCGAACCTAATCTTGGTGTCTTAGTTTCTCCTGACGGTAATAAAGTTTTGTTTAACAAGGTACCTCAAGCAGTAGAAATTAATCAAAATGAGAAAAAGTTTAACTCAGAACAGATACAGACTTATGTAACAGACCAGAAAGGAGTTTGTAAAAGTTTTGGTAATAATGGAACTGCAAAAGATTGGAGCTCAGACAATAATACGCTTGTATTTGTGACCAAGAACAGTATAAGATTATTAAATGTCGAAACCAAAAAGGAGAAAATTATTCATATAACTGACTAA
- a CDS encoding conserved membrane hypothetical protein (Evidence 4 : Unknown function but conserved in other organisms) yields the protein MNHLNYAFDSKNQFWRYIVVIILAFLISNTIGAIPVGILIIAGIFKSGSLDARPENIMDFSAYGIDLNVGLAAMMFAFVVGLIGFALLLKPFHNRTLTGTINGTRKIRWNRIISGFIVWGILMVLSLVLTLLIDSESLEFQLKWSTFIPLFFISLVLIPFQTSFEEITFRGYLMQGVATNTHNRIWALVVTSVLFGLLHSFNPEVKEYGFFATMPEYIGFGAILGLMTLLDDGVELPIGLHTANNFFSSILITNKHSVLVTPAIFESEKINSYVDMITLFAFGAIALFIFSKKYQWNWKTLTEKVKQPVLEVQEDHQ from the coding sequence ATGAATCATTTAAATTACGCTTTCGACAGTAAAAACCAATTTTGGCGTTACATTGTAGTTATAATTCTCGCCTTTTTAATTTCAAATACCATTGGCGCCATTCCGGTGGGAATTCTTATTATTGCGGGAATCTTCAAATCGGGCAGTTTAGACGCAAGACCCGAAAATATAATGGATTTCAGCGCTTACGGAATAGACTTGAACGTAGGTTTAGCTGCTATGATGTTCGCTTTTGTAGTAGGTTTAATTGGTTTTGCATTGTTATTAAAACCTTTTCACAACCGCACGCTTACGGGAACAATTAACGGAACCCGTAAAATTCGCTGGAACAGAATAATCAGCGGTTTTATTGTTTGGGGCATATTAATGGTTCTGTCGTTGGTTTTAACCTTGCTGATTGATTCTGAAAGTCTTGAATTTCAGTTAAAATGGAGTACATTTATTCCGTTATTTTTTATTTCTCTTGTTTTAATTCCTTTTCAAACCTCTTTTGAAGAAATTACTTTTCGCGGATATTTAATGCAGGGAGTTGCCACCAATACGCACAATAGAATTTGGGCATTGGTAGTTACTTCCGTACTTTTTGGATTATTACATAGTTTTAATCCCGAAGTAAAAGAATACGGTTTTTTTGCCACAATGCCTGAATACATCGGCTTTGGCGCTATATTAGGATTGATGACATTATTGGATGATGGCGTGGAATTACCCATCGGACTTCACACAGCCAATAATTTTTTCTCTTCCATTTTGATAACAAACAAACATTCCGTTTTAGTTACGCCAGCCATTTTTGAATCAGAAAAAATCAATTCTTACGTGGATATGATTACATTGTTTGCTTTCGGAGCAATTGCTTTATTTATATTTTCCAAAAAGTATCAATGGAACTGGAAAACCTTAACAGAAAAAGTAAAACAGCCGGTTTTAGAAGTTCAAGAAGATCATCAATAA